GTGTTCAGACAGCCGATTGTCTGCAATACGTGGTATGGGTATCCTGCTCATGAAATCGAAAATCGTACATATCGAATTGATTTTTATGAAGTAGAGCTGTTTATGCAGGATCTGATGATTCATATGACCGAATGGCAGGAGTTGTCCTCACCCAAATGGCTAAGAACTAAACTTAGGAGCCGCTGCGAGTCCATAGTGGAACAATTGGATTTAACGAATGCACATTCAACTGACACATTAAAGGAGTAATGTGGGTGTTATGAGCGGGATATATTTGGATCATCTCGATATGAAAAGAGAGTCGAAATCGTTTACAGACAGTCTTTATGCTGTACTGACATCGAGGGGTCTTTTTCAGGGACCGAAGTATATGTTGTCAGGTCTTACAGGAATGGCCTTTAAGTTTACTGTGCATGAGAGATTGCTGCCGATGTCTGTGTCGGCCTATGGACAGTTGGGGACAGAGCATTTGCCGGCTATAGACAACCTTGGAATTTATACCGTAAGCGATGGAGGCTATACAAGACATCCGACATTTCAGCGCTATCAGCAAGAAGCTGTACAATGGGTAAAAGAAAGCTTGAGCCAAGGCATAGGTGTCATTTACTGGCTTCCGGAATTCGGCGTGATTCGTGGATATGATGATGAAGATGAGGTCTTTTTTATACAAGACGGTTATTCTTTCGAAGATCAGATTGTACTCTACGACAATTTTGGATTGAATAGCACAGATTTCTGGTATATTCAGTTGCTGGGAGAAAAAGTAGACGTCCCGCTAAAAGATATGATACTGGAATCTTTGAGGCTTGCTATACAAGATTGGGATATCCCTCATAAAACACTTCCTTCGAAGGATATCGCTTCAGGCAAACTGGCTTATCATTTTCTTGTGCATGGATTGGAGAGCGGCACGTATGACGAATTTGGTGCAGTCTATATTTTGGACACCTACATAGACTCCAGAATTGAGATCAGAAATTATTTGCGTGAAGCAGTCGTGCTGTGGCCTGATCTTCAGTCAGCTTATGAACTGTATTCACAGCTGACACAAGTCATAGGAGAGCTGGCGAATTACCTAACGGACTCGCAAAACGGAAGACAGATAAACAGGGCGTACATCCCGGTACTCATTGAAGCTCTGCTTGCGGCTAAAGATATAGAAGATCAGGCCGTCAATCAATTCAGAGATATTTCCAGACGTTACCCCGACCCTAAGCGAAGCACGATTCCAAGGTGGGGCGCACATATGGTTCGATAACGAAAGGAGTGCTAAATGATGGAACGGATCATTTTATCCGATTTACATATGAGACGAGAATCCCTTTCCTACATCGACGCTCTTTATGCTATTTTGATGCATAGAGGTTCAGTGAACTGCTCAAAGCCTGTTTTGTCGGGCATGACGGCGATGGCTTTCCGCTTTACGGTAAACCGCCGATTAACCGTTGACTCCGCCACAGCCTACAATTGGATGGCTGAGCATTTTGTAGCTGCTGATCTTCTGGGGCTAACGACAACACAACATGCAGGTTTTCATTTTCAACCTACTTTTCCGCTGTATCAAAAGGCTGCTGTACAAGAAATCAAACAATCGATTGCCTGGGGAACGGGAGCACTGATTTGGAAGGATTCATTTGTTGTCGTTACGGGTTATGATGATGAACAACAAACATTTTTGTATTGTGATGGTACGAGAAATGAGTTTCAAACGATGGGCTATGACGACTTCGGGTGCAACCAGTCTCCATATTGGTACTATCAATTGTATGATGATCAAATTACCATGGACATCTATGAGATCTATAAGGAGTCGCTGATGCAGGCGGTAAGCAAGTGGGAGACACATGACATTATGCTGCCACCAAGTGAGTATGCCTGCGGCAGGCAGGCGTATGCTGCTATTGCAGAAGCTCTTGAAAGCGGAGATTATGATCAGGAAGGCGCTTCGGATACCTTTCGTTGTTATGGAGTTGCCAAGCAGGATACCGCCCAGTATATGTCCTCGCTGAAAAATATCTGGCCTTTGTGCAGTAAGGCAGCTGAGCTGTACGGCAGGGTAGCTGAACTATTTGATGATATTGTTCAACAGATCACCCGAGCTGGTTCTGGCCTTTCGGAGAATCGAACGAGAGCCAAACAGCTTATTCCTTTATTTATGGAGGCTCAGCAGCGGGAAGAGGAGGCAGTACAAGAATTGAGTCTATTTTTAAGTGAGAACATACATAACCGGTTTGAGGATATTGGATTGAGATAAGTAATTTATTGGAATATAATAATAAACAGTTCTGATTAGTATAAAGGCCGTTTCTGGATGAGAACGGTCTATTTTGTTTCTATAAGGGGGCACAGGATGAAAAATTCTAATGTAACGATCAAGATGGGTGATGTTACTTTTGATTTAAGGGAAGTCCATAACTTCGAGTGGATTCAGGATGAGGGACGTGTCTTTCAGGTGTTTTCCCAGCAGGATTCCGGAAATATCAGCTTTGGTGTGGAATCAGCGGATGGAACGCGAAAGTTTATAAAATATGCAGGGGCACGAACGTTGGAGTTTAATGGAGAACCGGGCGATGCTGTAAACCGTTTAAAGAAAGGAATTCACCTGTATGAGGAGCTGAGTCATCTTTCCCTGATTAAGCTGCTGAACCATTATCCTGTCGGATCGGGATATGCTGCCGTATTTGAATGGTTTGCAGGAGAAAATCTGCATCCGCATGAAACATATCCACCTCCGGCAAAATACACCCATCCAGATTCCCCCTACTTCCGTTTTAGACAGCTGCCGGTCGAGTTAAGGCTGCAATCTTTGAATGATATTTTTGATTTTCATGTCTTTGTGGAACAGAATAACGTTGTTGCCGTCGATTTTTATGATGGTAGTATTTTATATGATTTCATCCACCACAAGGTCCGCGTATGCGACATAGACATGTATCAGCGGAAACCATTTTATAATTCGATGGGAAGACTCTGGGGCTCGTCCAGGTTTATGTCACCTGAAGAGTTTGAACGCGGTGCGGTAATTGATAGCGTGACCAATGTGTTTAATATGGGCGCGATTGCCTTTGGATTACTCGGCGGTGAGCTGGACCGTTCGGTGGACAGATGGGATGCCGGGGAGGCCTTACATAAAATTGCGGTTAAAGCTGTCAGCCCGAACAGAGACGAGCGATATAAGAGTGTTGCCGAGTTTGTTTCATTTTGGAGAGAGGCATGTCATATGAG
Above is a window of Paenibacillus uliginis N3/975 DNA encoding:
- a CDS encoding serine/threonine protein kinase gives rise to the protein MKNSNVTIKMGDVTFDLREVHNFEWIQDEGRVFQVFSQQDSGNISFGVESADGTRKFIKYAGARTLEFNGEPGDAVNRLKKGIHLYEELSHLSLIKLLNHYPVGSGYAAVFEWFAGENLHPHETYPPPAKYTHPDSPYFRFRQLPVELRLQSLNDIFDFHVFVEQNNVVAVDFYDGSILYDFIHHKVRVCDIDMYQRKPFYNSMGRLWGSSRFMSPEEFERGAVIDSVTNVFNMGAIAFGLLGGELDRSVDRWDAGEALHKIAVKAVSPNRDERYKSVAEFVSFWREACHMSEGNIC